Sequence from the Methanosarcina siciliae T4/M genome:
GGGGTTTATGCACTCTGTTCCCGGACATAACAGCCGTATATAATCTGTTCGTAAACGGCAATCTGGAACACTGCTCGATTGGCCCGATCCCGACACATTCACTTCTGTTCAGTTTCATTGCAATCATCTTCGGAATGCTTGTCGGATATGCGGCATACAGGGAATTCGATAAGGCTCTATATATGGCAATTTTTGCAGAGGCAGCTTTCCTCACGCACCTGCTGTTGGATGATGTCGCTGAGGGAGGCTGCACTTATCTCTATCCGCTGTACAACGGACATATCAGCATATTCTCAATGATGGATACAGGGTTTGCGGAGGCTGGCCTATTTAAGTACCTTATAGTATCTTTTGTGTCCGTTTTCTGTGTTTTTGTTGTAATATTAATGGCACTGTTCGCATTGAACAAATTCGGGTTTGAGTTCGGGTACAGGGCTGAAAAATAATCCAGAGCCGGAAAAAGCTCCTCTTTTTAAAGAGGAATGGAAAAAAGAGATAAAGGCAAATTAAGGGAAAAATCGAAAAAATAAAAATGCGAAACAGGTAAAAACCTGTAAAATCAAGTCTGGAGTTCACCTACGCCCTCTAGCTTTTTAACAACTCGAGCCGGATAACCCAGAGCAAGGCTGTTCGGAGAAATATCACGAGAAACTACGGATCCGATGCCGATTATCGAGTTATCTCCTATCTCAACTCCCTGGGTGATTATACACCCCGGAT
This genomic interval carries:
- a CDS encoding metal-dependent hydrolase, whose translation is MPYPVVHVLFFWFCISAVAVYAITKAISRRELSLKDTKKLLLLMFVGGLCTLFPDITAVYNLFVNGNLEHCSIGPIPTHSLLFSFIAIIFGMLVGYAAYREFDKALYMAIFAEAAFLTHLLLDDVAEGGCTYLYPLYNGHISIFSMMDTGFAEAGLFKYLIVSFVSVFCVFVVILMALFALNKFGFEFGYRAEK